Proteins from a single region of Catenulispora acidiphila DSM 44928:
- a CDS encoding phosphoglycerate kinase, whose protein sequence is MKTLDDLDVAGKKVLLRSDLNVPLDGDRITDDGRIRASVPTINALLDKGARVIVAAHLGRPKGEPEAKYSLAPVAKRLGELLDASVTFASDTVGESAQAAVAAMPERSVVLLENVRFNAGETAKDDAARGAFADQLAALADVFVSDGFGAVHRKHASVYDIATRLPAGAGLLIQAEVTVLKKLTDDVARPYAVVLGGSKVSDKLAVIANLLEKADSILVGGGMLFTFLKAQGFEVGKSLLEEDQLDTVKGYLRRAAERGVEFVLPIDIVAATEFSASADHEVVSASAIPADRLGLDIGPESGKLFANKLSTAKTIFWNGPMGVFEMEPYAGGTRAVAQGLIDSDAFTVVGGGDSAAAVRQLGFDEASFGHISTGGGASLEYLEGKTLPGLAVLEEGN, encoded by the coding sequence ATGAAGACCCTCGACGACCTCGACGTCGCCGGCAAGAAGGTCCTGCTGCGCTCGGACCTGAACGTCCCGCTGGACGGGGACCGCATCACCGACGACGGCCGCATCCGGGCTTCGGTCCCGACTATCAACGCGCTGCTGGACAAGGGCGCCCGGGTGATCGTCGCGGCGCACCTGGGCCGCCCGAAGGGCGAGCCGGAGGCGAAGTACAGCCTCGCGCCGGTGGCCAAGCGCCTCGGCGAGCTGCTGGACGCCTCGGTGACCTTCGCCTCCGACACCGTCGGGGAATCGGCGCAGGCTGCCGTCGCCGCGATGCCGGAGCGCTCGGTGGTGCTGCTGGAGAACGTGCGCTTCAACGCCGGCGAGACGGCCAAGGACGACGCCGCGCGCGGCGCGTTCGCCGACCAGCTGGCCGCGCTGGCCGACGTGTTCGTCTCCGACGGCTTCGGCGCGGTGCACCGCAAGCACGCCTCGGTCTACGACATCGCCACCCGGCTCCCGGCCGGCGCCGGCCTGCTGATCCAGGCCGAGGTCACGGTCCTGAAGAAGCTCACCGACGACGTCGCGCGCCCCTACGCGGTGGTCCTGGGCGGCTCGAAGGTCTCCGACAAGCTCGCGGTCATCGCGAACCTGCTGGAAAAGGCCGACAGCATCCTGGTCGGCGGCGGCATGCTGTTCACCTTCCTGAAGGCGCAGGGCTTCGAGGTCGGAAAGTCGCTGCTGGAGGAGGACCAGCTCGACACGGTCAAGGGCTACCTGCGGCGCGCCGCCGAGCGCGGCGTGGAGTTCGTCCTGCCGATCGACATCGTCGCGGCCACGGAGTTCTCCGCGAGCGCCGACCACGAGGTGGTCTCGGCCTCGGCGATCCCGGCCGACCGGCTGGGCCTGGACATCGGCCCGGAGTCCGGAAAGCTGTTCGCCAACAAGCTCTCCACCGCCAAGACCATCTTCTGGAACGGCCCGATGGGCGTGTTCGAGATGGAGCCGTACGCCGGCGGCACGCGCGCCGTCGCCCAAGGCCTGATCGACTCCGACGCGTTCACCGTGGTCGGCGGCGGCGACTCGGCGGCGGCGGTGCGGCAGCTGGGCTTCGACGAGGCCTCCTTCGGCCACATCTCCACCGGCGGCGGCGCGAGCCTGGAGTACCTGGAGGGCAAGACCCTCCCGGGCCTGGCCGTGCTTGAGGAAGGGAACTGA
- the gap gene encoding type I glyceraldehyde-3-phosphate dehydrogenase, producing the protein MTVRVGINGFGRIGRNFFHAIVASGADVEVVGINDLAAAPILAHFLKYDSILGRFDGTIESAEGELIVNGKTIKVLSERDPAALPWKELGVDVVVESTGLFTNGDDARKHIEAGAKKVIISAPATNDDVTIVMGVNQDKYDAANHNVISNASCTTNCLAPLVKVLLDEFGIERGYMTTVHAFTTEQQLLDQIALTRKGTIDLRRARSAPQSIIPTSTGAAKAIGLVIPEVKGKLDGFAMRVPVPTGSVTDLTVDLGRETTKDEINAAFKKAAETGPLKGFLKYTEDEIVSRDIVTDPHSCIFDSKLTMANGNQVKVVGWYDNEWGYSNRLVDLVAFVGASL; encoded by the coding sequence GTGACCGTCCGGGTAGGCATCAACGGATTCGGCCGCATCGGCCGCAACTTCTTCCACGCGATCGTCGCCTCGGGTGCTGACGTCGAGGTCGTGGGGATCAACGACCTCGCTGCCGCCCCGATCCTGGCGCACTTCCTGAAGTACGACTCGATCCTGGGCCGCTTCGACGGCACCATCGAGTCCGCCGAGGGCGAGCTGATCGTCAACGGCAAGACCATCAAGGTGCTCTCCGAGCGCGACCCCGCGGCGCTGCCGTGGAAGGAACTCGGCGTGGACGTGGTCGTGGAGTCCACGGGCCTGTTCACCAACGGCGACGACGCGCGCAAGCACATCGAGGCCGGTGCCAAGAAGGTCATCATCTCCGCGCCGGCCACCAACGACGACGTCACCATCGTGATGGGCGTCAACCAGGACAAGTACGACGCGGCGAACCACAACGTCATCTCCAACGCCTCGTGCACCACCAACTGCCTGGCGCCGCTGGTGAAGGTCCTGCTCGACGAGTTCGGCATCGAGCGCGGCTACATGACCACCGTGCACGCCTTCACCACCGAGCAGCAGCTGCTCGACCAGATCGCGCTGACCCGCAAGGGCACCATCGACCTGCGCCGCGCCCGCAGCGCCCCGCAGTCGATCATCCCGACCTCCACCGGCGCGGCCAAGGCCATCGGCCTGGTCATCCCGGAGGTCAAGGGCAAGCTCGACGGCTTCGCGATGCGCGTGCCGGTCCCGACCGGGTCGGTCACCGACCTGACCGTGGACCTGGGCCGGGAGACCACCAAGGACGAGATCAACGCGGCGTTCAAGAAGGCCGCCGAGACCGGTCCGCTCAAGGGTTTCCTGAAGTACACCGAGGACGAGATCGTCTCCCGCGACATCGTCACCGACCCGCACAGCTGCATCTTCGACAGCAAGCTGACGATGGCCAACGGCAACCAGGTCAAGGTCGTCGGCTGGTACGACAACGAGTGGGGCTACTCCAACCGCCTCGTGGACCTCGTCGCCTTCGTCGGCGCCTCGCTGTAG
- a CDS encoding SGNH/GDSL hydrolase family protein → MLRTFLAFTSLAAAALVAAPTQAQAGGFHKYVALGDSYTAVGDLLKPADGPLGCFRSTVNFPHDLAASLHVADLVDASCGGAVTADMTGPQSVLGGTNPAQFASLTPDTDLVTVGIGGNDIGFGDIVTTCGELSLTSPLGDPCRQHFTSGGTDQLAARIDALAPTIDAVLAGIHQRAPHATVVVVGYLPVLPASWGCWPSVPVAIGDVPWLHGIQQKLNDMLSSRAAADGALSVNPNGVTGRDACQLPWTRWVEPVIPAQPAAPVHPNPAGQSAVAAMIAGRLGS, encoded by the coding sequence ATGCTGCGTACGTTCCTGGCGTTCACCTCCCTTGCGGCAGCGGCCCTGGTCGCGGCGCCGACGCAGGCCCAAGCCGGCGGCTTCCACAAGTACGTCGCACTCGGCGATTCCTATACCGCGGTCGGCGATCTGCTCAAGCCCGCGGACGGACCGCTCGGCTGCTTTCGCAGCACCGTGAACTTCCCGCACGACCTGGCGGCGTCACTGCACGTCGCAGACCTCGTCGACGCCTCCTGCGGCGGCGCCGTCACCGCAGACATGACCGGTCCGCAGTCGGTCCTCGGCGGGACCAACCCCGCGCAGTTCGCCTCGCTGACCCCTGACACCGACCTGGTGACCGTCGGCATCGGCGGGAACGACATCGGGTTCGGCGACATCGTGACCACCTGCGGCGAGCTCTCGCTCACCAGCCCGCTGGGCGATCCCTGCCGGCAGCACTTCACCTCCGGCGGGACCGATCAGCTCGCGGCGCGGATCGACGCGCTGGCGCCGACGATCGACGCGGTCCTGGCCGGGATCCACCAACGAGCGCCGCACGCGACTGTCGTCGTGGTCGGCTACCTGCCGGTGCTGCCCGCCTCCTGGGGCTGCTGGCCGAGCGTGCCGGTGGCGATCGGCGACGTGCCGTGGCTGCACGGGATCCAGCAGAAGCTGAACGACATGCTGTCCTCCCGGGCTGCCGCGGACGGCGCGCTGAGCGTGAACCCCAACGGCGTCACCGGACGCGACGCCTGCCAGCTGCCGTGGACGCGCTGGGTCGAGCCGGTGATCCCGGCGCAGCCCGCCGCTCCCGTGCACCCGAATCCCGCCGGGCAGAGCGCGGTGGCCGCGATGATCGCCGGCCGGCTCGGGTCCTAG
- a CDS encoding gluconeogenesis factor YvcK family protein, whose amino-acid sequence MAVDGRPAPSVVALGGGHGLSATLAALRTVTDALTAIVTVADNGGSSGRIRRELGGLPPGDLRMALAALCGDDEWGRTWADVLQHRFGGPSEGGLHGHAVGNLLIAALWERLGDPVRALDWVGRLLGARGRVLPMSTVPLEIEALVAGADPAAPGATGVIRGQHELAVTPGRVLSVRLSPPEPPAAPEAAAAIRAADWTVLGPGSWFTSVIPHLLVPELCAALAETKARKLLVFNLSPQPGETDGFSAEQHIEVLADHCPGLRLDLVLADETSCGAPRVHGPMEKAAAALGARVVLAPLAAPYRAGDKSPRHDHALLARAFRGVFAQG is encoded by the coding sequence ATGGCCGTCGACGGCCGTCCGGCGCCGAGCGTGGTGGCCCTGGGCGGCGGGCACGGCCTGTCGGCGACCCTGGCCGCGCTGCGCACCGTCACCGACGCCCTGACCGCGATCGTCACCGTCGCCGACAACGGCGGCTCCTCCGGGCGCATCCGGCGCGAACTCGGCGGGCTGCCGCCGGGCGACCTGCGGATGGCGCTGGCCGCGCTGTGCGGCGACGACGAGTGGGGACGCACCTGGGCCGACGTCCTGCAGCACCGCTTCGGCGGTCCGTCCGAGGGCGGACTGCACGGCCACGCGGTCGGCAACCTGCTCATCGCCGCGCTGTGGGAGCGGCTCGGCGACCCGGTCCGCGCCCTGGACTGGGTCGGACGGCTGCTCGGCGCGCGCGGCCGGGTGCTGCCGATGTCGACGGTGCCGCTGGAGATCGAGGCCCTGGTGGCCGGCGCGGACCCGGCCGCCCCCGGCGCCACCGGCGTCATCCGCGGCCAGCACGAGCTGGCGGTGACGCCCGGCCGCGTGCTCTCGGTCCGGCTGAGCCCGCCGGAGCCGCCCGCCGCGCCCGAGGCCGCCGCCGCGATCCGCGCCGCCGACTGGACGGTCCTGGGCCCGGGCTCCTGGTTCACCAGCGTCATCCCGCACCTGCTGGTCCCCGAACTGTGCGCGGCGCTGGCCGAGACCAAGGCGCGCAAGCTGCTGGTCTTCAACCTGTCCCCGCAGCCCGGCGAGACCGACGGCTTCTCCGCCGAGCAGCACATCGAGGTCCTGGCCGACCATTGCCCGGGCCTGCGCCTGGACCTGGTCCTGGCCGACGAGACGTCCTGCGGCGCGCCGCGCGTCCACGGCCCGATGGAGAAGGCCGCCGCGGCGCTCGGCGCGCGGGTGGTGCTGGCGCCGCTCGCCGCGCCGTACCGGGCCGGGGACAAGAGCCCGCGGCACGATCACGCGCTGCTGGCGCGGGCCTTCCGCGGGGTCTTCGCCCAGGGCTGA
- the rapZ gene encoding RNase adapter RapZ, with product MRANRPSGRDAQDEPDQAVQEPEGSEDAGNDAAQDGPHAPELVIVTGMSGAGRSTAAKIFEDLGWYVVDNLAPTLIAPMIDLVMRESRSTDRLAFVVDVRGRAFFDTLRSTLDELDSAGLNHRIVFLESEDDVLIRRYEGVRRPHPLQGEGRVTDGIERERELLRELRGEADLVIDTSARNVHELRTAIESAFGDPGEVPLRATVMSFGFKYGLPVDADLVADVRFLPNPHWVPELRPRTGQDPEVSGYVLSQHGAKEFLERYAEVLNIITEGYRREGKRYMTLAIGCTGGKHRSVAMSEQIAARLSAEGVDTQVVHRDMGRE from the coding sequence GTGAGGGCGAACAGGCCGAGCGGCAGGGACGCGCAGGACGAGCCGGACCAGGCGGTCCAGGAGCCGGAAGGCTCCGAGGACGCCGGGAACGACGCGGCGCAGGACGGACCGCACGCTCCGGAGCTGGTGATCGTCACCGGCATGTCCGGAGCCGGCCGGTCCACCGCGGCGAAGATCTTCGAGGACCTCGGCTGGTATGTGGTCGACAACCTGGCGCCGACGCTGATCGCGCCGATGATCGACCTGGTGATGCGCGAGTCGCGCAGCACCGACCGGCTGGCCTTCGTGGTGGACGTGCGCGGCCGGGCGTTCTTCGACACGCTGCGCAGCACCCTGGACGAGCTGGACTCGGCCGGGCTGAACCACCGCATCGTGTTCCTGGAGTCCGAGGACGACGTGCTGATCCGCCGGTACGAGGGCGTGCGCCGGCCGCATCCGCTGCAGGGCGAGGGCCGGGTCACCGACGGCATCGAGCGCGAGCGCGAACTGCTGCGCGAGCTGCGCGGCGAGGCCGACCTGGTGATCGACACCTCGGCACGCAACGTGCACGAGCTGCGCACGGCCATCGAGTCGGCGTTCGGCGACCCCGGCGAGGTGCCGCTGCGGGCGACCGTGATGAGTTTCGGATTCAAGTACGGACTGCCCGTCGACGCCGACCTCGTCGCGGATGTACGGTTCTTGCCAAACCCGCACTGGGTGCCCGAGCTCCGTCCGCGCACGGGTCAGGACCCTGAGGTGAGCGGGTACGTGCTGTCCCAGCACGGGGCCAAGGAGTTCCTCGAACGGTACGCGGAGGTACTGAACATCATCACCGAGGGATACCGCCGCGAGGGCAAGCGCTACATGACCCTGGCGATCGGCTGCACCGGCGGCAAGCACCGCAGCGTCGCGATGTCCGAGCAGATCGCCGCGCGGCTGTCCGCCGAGGGCGTGGACACCCAGGTGGTGCACCGCGACATGGGTCGCGAGTGA
- the uvrC gene encoding excinuclease ABC subunit UvrC, with protein sequence MADPATYRPKPGEIPTSPGVYKFRDPHSRVIYVGKAKNLRSRLTSYFQDLANLHVRTQTMVTTAASVEWTTVATEVEALQLEYTWIKQFEPRFNVKYRDDKSYPSLAVTVGEEFPRAQVMRGPKRPGVRYFGPYSHAWAIRETLDSLLRVFPIRTCSSGVFKRAAQTGRPCLLGYIGKCSAPCVGRVSAEEHREIVDDFVSFMAGRTDRYIRGLEEEMKEAAKELEFEKAARLRDDLQALKQSLEKNAVVLGDGTDADVIALSEDPLEAAVQVFHVRGGRIRGQRGWVVDRVEDVDTAGLVEHFMQQLYGSEQGEPGIDTETVPREILVPELPGSVEAITEWLSARRGAKVEVRIPKRGDKAALMETVAQNAKQALALHKTRRASDLTTRSVALQELADAIGMDQAPLRIECYDISHLQGTNVVASMVVFEDGLPRKSEYRRFTIKGSDENGATNDDVRNMHEVITRRFKAFLKEQEEEKLIDATIGDRKKFSYPPQLVVVDGGQPQVAAAARALADLEISDVTLVGLAKRLEEVWLPDEDDPVLLPRSSEGLYMLQRVRDEAHRFGIAFHRQKRSKSMVASALDDVPGLGEVRRKALLAHFGTLRKLRAAQVAEIAEVPGIGPATARQIHSALAELPVSRAVNAATGEILDGGESRNGPDEE encoded by the coding sequence GTGGCAGACCCGGCAACCTATCGCCCGAAACCCGGCGAGATCCCGACCTCGCCCGGCGTCTATAAATTCCGTGACCCGCACAGCCGGGTGATCTACGTCGGCAAGGCCAAGAACCTCCGCTCGCGCCTGACCAGTTACTTCCAGGACCTGGCGAACCTGCACGTCCGCACCCAGACCATGGTCACCACCGCGGCCAGCGTGGAGTGGACCACCGTGGCCACCGAGGTCGAGGCGCTGCAGCTGGAGTACACCTGGATCAAGCAGTTCGAGCCGCGCTTCAACGTCAAATACCGGGACGACAAGTCCTACCCCTCCCTGGCCGTCACGGTCGGCGAGGAGTTCCCGCGCGCGCAGGTCATGCGCGGTCCCAAGCGGCCCGGCGTGCGCTACTTCGGCCCGTACTCCCACGCCTGGGCGATCCGGGAGACGCTGGACTCGCTGCTGCGCGTCTTCCCGATCCGGACCTGCTCCTCCGGGGTGTTCAAGCGCGCCGCGCAGACCGGGCGGCCGTGCCTGCTGGGCTACATCGGCAAGTGCTCCGCGCCGTGTGTGGGCCGGGTCAGCGCCGAGGAGCACCGGGAGATCGTGGACGACTTCGTGTCCTTCATGGCCGGGCGCACAGACCGCTACATCAGGGGTCTGGAAGAGGAGATGAAGGAGGCTGCCAAGGAGCTGGAGTTCGAGAAGGCGGCCCGCCTGCGCGACGATCTCCAAGCCCTGAAACAGAGCCTGGAGAAGAACGCTGTCGTACTCGGCGACGGGACCGACGCCGACGTCATCGCGCTGTCCGAGGACCCGCTGGAGGCCGCGGTCCAGGTGTTCCACGTGCGCGGCGGACGGATCCGGGGGCAGCGCGGCTGGGTCGTGGACCGGGTCGAGGACGTCGACACCGCCGGCCTGGTCGAGCACTTCATGCAGCAGCTCTACGGCTCCGAGCAGGGCGAGCCCGGGATCGACACCGAGACCGTGCCGCGCGAGATCCTGGTCCCGGAGCTGCCCGGCAGCGTGGAGGCCATAACGGAATGGCTGTCCGCGCGGCGCGGCGCCAAGGTCGAGGTCCGGATCCCCAAGCGCGGGGACAAGGCCGCGCTGATGGAGACCGTCGCGCAGAACGCCAAGCAGGCCCTCGCGCTGCACAAGACCCGCCGCGCCTCGGACCTGACCACGCGCTCGGTCGCGCTGCAGGAACTCGCCGACGCCATCGGCATGGACCAGGCGCCGCTGCGCATCGAGTGCTACGACATCTCCCACCTGCAGGGGACCAACGTCGTCGCCTCCATGGTGGTCTTCGAGGACGGTCTGCCGCGCAAGAGCGAGTACCGCCGCTTCACCATCAAGGGCTCCGATGAGAACGGCGCCACCAACGACGACGTGCGCAACATGCACGAGGTCATCACCCGCCGCTTCAAGGCCTTCCTGAAGGAACAGGAGGAGGAGAAGCTGATCGACGCGACCATCGGCGATCGCAAGAAATTCTCCTATCCTCCGCAGCTGGTCGTCGTCGACGGCGGCCAGCCGCAGGTCGCGGCCGCCGCGCGGGCCCTGGCCGACCTGGAGATCAGCGACGTCACCCTGGTCGGCCTGGCCAAGCGCCTGGAGGAGGTCTGGCTGCCGGACGAGGACGACCCGGTCCTGCTCCCGCGCAGCTCCGAGGGCCTGTACATGCTCCAGCGGGTCCGGGACGAGGCGCACCGCTTCGGCATCGCCTTCCACCGGCAGAAGCGCTCCAAGTCCATGGTCGCCAGCGCCCTGGACGATGTGCCCGGTCTGGGGGAAGTACGGCGCAAAGCCTTGTTGGCCCACTTCGGAACACTTCGCAAACTGCGCGCGGCACAAGTGGCAGAAATCGCTGAAGTGCCTGGTATCGGGCCTGCCACCGCGCGGCAGATCCACTCGGCGCTCGCAGAGCTTCCGGTAAGTCGTGCTGTGAACGCCGCGACAGGTGAGATCCTGGACGGGGGAGAGAGCAGGAACGGGCCGGACGAGGAGTGA
- a CDS encoding Rieske (2Fe-2S) protein yields MSDHVEVEESGPGRRSVMKAAALVAVPVAGVGTVAACASSSSSKSSSSGSGGGSGSGSGNGSVSVPVSSVPVGGGYIDKSNLVVVTQPEAGQYKAFTAVCTHQGCTVASVTNNRIVCPCHSSVFSATDGSVINGPATSPLSAMTAAVNGENVDVTGASK; encoded by the coding sequence ATGTCTGATCACGTTGAGGTCGAGGAGTCGGGACCGGGCCGCCGGTCCGTCATGAAGGCCGCCGCTCTGGTCGCGGTGCCGGTGGCCGGGGTGGGCACGGTCGCGGCGTGCGCCAGCAGCTCGTCGTCGAAGAGTTCGTCCTCCGGGAGCGGCGGCGGCAGCGGCAGCGGCAGCGGCAACGGCTCGGTGTCCGTGCCGGTGTCCTCGGTGCCGGTCGGCGGCGGCTACATCGACAAGTCGAACCTGGTCGTGGTGACGCAGCCGGAGGCCGGGCAGTACAAGGCGTTCACCGCGGTGTGCACGCACCAGGGGTGCACGGTCGCCAGCGTCACGAACAACCGGATCGTCTGCCCCTGCCACAGCTCGGTCTTCAGCGCGACGGACGGCTCGGTGATCAACGGCCCGGCGACCTCGCCGCTGTCGGCGATGACCGCCGCGGTGAACGGCGAGAACGTGGACGTCACCGGCGCGTCGAAGTAG
- the uvrA gene encoding excinuclease ABC subunit UvrA — protein MDRLIVRGAREHNLKDVSVDLPRDALIVFTGLSGSGKSSLAFDTIFAEGQRRYVESLSAYARQFLGQMDKPDVDFIEGLSPAVSIDQKSTSKNPRSTVGTITEVYDYLRLLYARAGRPHCPVCGRPIARQSPQQIVDRVLELEEGTRFQVLAPVVRERKGEYVDLFGELQAKGFSRARVDGVVVQLTEAPTLKKQEKHTIEVVVDRLSVKASAKRRLTDSVETALQLGGGMITLEFVDLAEDDPNRERMYSEHLYCVYDDLSFEELEPRSFSFNSPFGACPTCSGLGVKLEVDTELVIPDPDKSLAEGAVTVWGNPSMGSQWFGHVLTSLGQEIGFTMDTPWGRIPAKAQKVVLEGYKKKITVRYTNRHGSKRAWETTYEGVKPWITRRYAESDSDSARERLAGYMREVPCEACDGTRLKPVIRAVTLGGERSEGGRSIDEIAALPVGECAQYLRELTLTDREAQIAARVLKEVNERLQFLVDVGLDYLSLDRASATLAGGEAQRIRLATQIGSGLTGVLYVLDEPSIGLHQRDNHRLIETLIRLRDLGNTLIVVEHDEDTIAIADWVVDIGPGAGEHGGQVVVSGTVEDLLASEDSLTGQYVSGRRRIEIPAMRRPIDKKRQLVVRGARENNLRDIDVAFPLGVFVAVTGVSGSGKSTLVNDILYSTLARELNGARTVPGRHTRVDGVDLLDKVVHVDQSPIGRTPRSNPATYTGVFDHIRKLFANTTEAKVRGYQPGRFSFNVKGGRCENCQGDGTIKIEMNFLPDVYVPCEVCHGARYNRETLEVHFKGKNIGEVLDMPIEEAAEFFEAVPAISRHMQTLVDVGLGYVRLGQSATTLSGGEAQRVKLAAELKRRATGRTVYVLDEPTTGLHFEDINKLLGVLQRLVDQGNSVIVIEHNLDVIKTADWLVDMGPEGGRGGGIVVAEGTPEDVAKVADSHTGRFLEPILHGEANAATAALTAAQARKPKVAKAIEAAKRSNAPKAAAAASAGAAAKKKTAAGRTPAAKTAAASNAKAPAAAKSVAKTAVAKTVAKSAAAKKVPAKKAAAKK, from the coding sequence TCAAGGACGTCTCGGTAGACCTCCCCCGGGACGCCCTTATCGTGTTCACCGGCTTGTCCGGCTCGGGCAAGTCCTCGCTGGCGTTCGACACGATCTTCGCTGAGGGCCAGCGGCGATACGTGGAGTCGCTGTCGGCGTACGCCCGCCAGTTCCTCGGGCAGATGGACAAGCCCGACGTCGACTTCATCGAGGGGTTGTCCCCTGCGGTGTCGATCGACCAGAAGTCCACCTCGAAGAACCCGCGGTCGACCGTGGGGACCATCACCGAGGTGTACGACTACCTGCGCCTGCTCTACGCGCGCGCCGGCCGTCCGCACTGCCCGGTCTGCGGGCGCCCGATCGCCCGGCAGAGCCCGCAGCAGATCGTGGACCGCGTCCTGGAGCTGGAGGAGGGCACCCGCTTCCAGGTCCTGGCGCCGGTGGTCCGCGAGCGCAAGGGCGAGTACGTCGACCTGTTCGGCGAGCTGCAGGCCAAGGGCTTCAGCCGGGCCCGCGTCGACGGCGTGGTGGTGCAGCTGACCGAGGCGCCGACGCTGAAGAAGCAGGAGAAGCACACCATCGAGGTGGTGGTGGACCGGCTCTCGGTCAAGGCCAGCGCGAAGCGCCGGCTGACCGACTCGGTGGAGACCGCGCTGCAGCTCGGCGGCGGCATGATCACGCTGGAGTTCGTCGACCTCGCCGAGGACGACCCGAACCGCGAGCGCATGTACTCCGAGCACCTGTACTGCGTCTACGACGACCTGTCCTTCGAGGAGCTCGAGCCGCGCTCGTTCTCCTTCAACTCCCCCTTCGGCGCCTGCCCGACCTGCTCGGGCCTGGGCGTGAAGCTGGAGGTGGACACCGAGCTGGTGATCCCGGACCCGGACAAGAGCCTGGCCGAAGGCGCGGTCACGGTCTGGGGCAACCCCTCCATGGGCTCGCAGTGGTTCGGCCACGTGCTCACCTCGCTCGGCCAGGAGATCGGCTTCACCATGGACACGCCGTGGGGGCGGATCCCGGCGAAGGCCCAGAAGGTCGTCCTCGAGGGCTACAAGAAGAAGATCACGGTCCGCTACACCAACCGGCACGGCTCCAAGCGCGCGTGGGAGACCACCTACGAGGGCGTCAAGCCCTGGATCACCCGGCGCTACGCCGAGTCCGACAGCGACAGCGCGCGCGAGCGCCTGGCCGGCTACATGCGCGAGGTCCCGTGCGAGGCCTGTGACGGCACCCGCCTCAAGCCGGTCATCCGCGCCGTCACCCTCGGCGGCGAGCGCTCCGAGGGCGGCCGCTCGATCGACGAGATCGCGGCGCTGCCGGTGGGGGAGTGCGCGCAGTATCTGCGGGAGCTGACCCTCACCGACCGCGAGGCGCAGATCGCCGCGCGGGTGCTCAAGGAGGTCAACGAGCGCCTGCAGTTCCTGGTCGACGTCGGGCTGGACTACCTCTCGCTGGACCGCGCCAGCGCCACCCTGGCGGGAGGTGAGGCCCAGCGCATCCGGCTGGCCACGCAGATCGGCTCGGGCCTGACCGGCGTGCTGTACGTGCTCGACGAGCCCTCCATCGGGCTGCACCAGCGCGACAACCACCGGCTGATCGAGACCCTGATCCGGCTGCGCGACCTGGGCAACACCCTGATCGTGGTGGAGCACGACGAGGACACCATCGCCATCGCCGACTGGGTCGTGGACATCGGCCCGGGCGCCGGCGAGCACGGCGGGCAGGTCGTGGTCTCCGGGACCGTGGAGGACCTGCTGGCCTCCGAGGACTCCCTGACCGGCCAGTACGTCTCCGGGCGGCGCCGGATCGAGATCCCGGCGATGCGCCGGCCGATCGACAAGAAGCGGCAGCTGGTGGTGCGCGGCGCGCGGGAGAACAACCTGCGCGACATCGACGTCGCCTTCCCGCTCGGCGTCTTCGTCGCGGTCACCGGCGTGTCCGGCTCGGGCAAGTCCACCCTGGTCAACGACATCCTGTACTCCACGCTGGCCCGCGAGCTCAACGGCGCGCGCACCGTGCCCGGCCGGCACACCCGGGTGGACGGCGTGGACCTGCTGGACAAGGTCGTGCACGTCGACCAGTCGCCGATCGGCCGCACCCCGCGCTCCAACCCGGCCACCTACACCGGCGTGTTCGACCACATCCGCAAGCTGTTCGCGAACACCACCGAGGCCAAAGTCCGCGGCTACCAGCCGGGCCGGTTCTCCTTCAACGTCAAGGGCGGGCGCTGCGAGAACTGCCAGGGCGACGGCACGATCAAGATCGAGATGAACTTCCTCCCTGACGTGTACGTGCCCTGCGAGGTCTGCCACGGCGCGCGCTACAACCGGGAGACCCTGGAGGTCCACTTCAAGGGCAAGAACATCGGCGAGGTCCTGGACATGCCGATCGAGGAGGCCGCGGAGTTCTTCGAGGCCGTCCCGGCGATCTCCCGGCACATGCAGACCCTCGTCGACGTCGGCCTGGGCTACGTGCGCCTGGGGCAGTCGGCGACGACGCTGTCCGGCGGCGAGGCGCAGCGCGTGAAGCTGGCCGCCGAGCTCAAGCGCCGGGCCACCGGCCGCACGGTCTACGTGTTGGACGAGCCGACCACCGGCCTGCACTTCGAGGACATCAACAAGCTCCTCGGGGTCCTGCAGCGGCTGGTGGACCAGGGCAACTCGGTGATCGTGATCGAGCACAACCTGGACGTCATCAAGACCGCCGACTGGCTGGTCGACATGGGTCCGGAGGGTGGGCGCGGCGGCGGCATCGTGGTCGCCGAGGGCACGCCGGAGGACGTGGCGAAGGTCGCGGACAGCCACACCGGCCGCTTCCTGGAGCCGATCCTGCACGGCGAGGCGAACGCCGCGACCGCCGCGCTGACCGCGGCGCAGGCGCGCAAGCCGAAGGTCGCCAAGGCGATCGAGGCGGCGAAGCGGAGCAACGCGCCGAAGGCCGCGGCGGCCGCGAGCGCCGGCGCGGCAGCGAAGAAGAAGACGGCGGCCGGCCGGACACCGGCGGCCAAGACGGCGGCGGCGTCGAACGCGAAGGCTCCGGCGGCGGCCAAGTCGGTGGCCAAGACAGCAGTAGCCAAGACAGTGGCCAAGTCGGCGGCCGCCAAGAAGGTGCCGGCCAAGAAGGCCGCAGCGAAGAAGTAG